The segment GGGAGAGGAATTTCGCTGCAAGGCTGCATGAATCAGAAGAAGAGCGATCCAGTAGACTAcaagagaacagagagagaacTGTGACTTTAAGACAAAAAGAATCAGAAGAAGAGCGATCCAGTAGGCTAcaagagaacagagagagaaatgtgACTTTAAGACAAAAAGAATCAGAAGAAGAGCGATCCAGTAGGCTAcaagagaacagagagagaaatgtgACTTTAAGACAAAAAGAATCAGAAGAAGAGCGATCCAGTAGACTAcaagagaacagagagagaacTGTGACTTTAAGACAAAAAGAATCAGAAGAAGAGCGATCCAGTAGGCTAcaagagaacagagagagaaatgtgACTTTAAGACAAAAAGAATCAGAAGAAGAGCGATCCAGTAGGCTACAAGAGAACAGAGAGAGGAATGTGACTTTAAGACAAAAAGAATCAGAAGAAGAACGATCCAGTAGGCTAcaagagaacagagagagaaatgtgACTTTAAGACAAAAAGAATCAGAAGAAGAGCGATCCAGTAGACTACAAGAtaacagagagagaaatgtgACTTCAAGGCTGCATGAATCAGAAGAAGAAAGGTCATCTAGACTTGAATTAAGGCGTTTTAATAGGTTAGCTGAAACGTCTGAACATCAGCAAATCAGGCTTTCTGGAATTAAAAATGCTACAAGTGTGTCACGGGCACGTGAACAACTGAGCGATTTAAAAGGACTTGCCTTTAATTACAACTCCCTATACGATTACTCCAAGCATCCAAAAGTAGAACTAGGGAAAATGAATGTTCAATGTAGACATTGTCATGCTTTAAAATGGAGGGAAGAAACCCCCCGCATGTGCTGTTCCAATGGCAAGGTTAAACTGTCATCTCTCCAGCCACCACCAGAGCCTTTAAAATCTCTAATGTCTGAAAAAACAGCCAAAGCAAGGCATTTTCGTCAACAGATAAGAAAATACAATTCGTGTTTCCAAATGACATCATTTGGCGCTAAAAAAATTCAAGAACCTGGGTTTATGCCAACTTTTAAGGTGCAAGGTCAAGTCTACCATTCTATTGGATCATTGTTGCCATTGCCCAACGAGCGAGCTCAATtcctacaaatatattttatgggAAACAGCAATGAAGAAGCTTCGCATAGAAACACCCTGATACCTAACACGCAACTAGACATAATAGTTGACCTGCAGCAGCTTCTACACCAACATAACCCTTAGGTTCAATTCTTTAAAACAAGTTTAGACAAAATGCCAACTGATGACTATAAGGTAATTATTAGAGCTGATAGAGTACCCAGTACAGAACATCCTAGACGCTTTAATGCTCCGATTACTGATGAGGTGGCCATTGTGATGGTAGGAAATGAATTTGGAAAACGAGATATAGTACTTGAGAGGAGAAACAACACCTTGCAAAGAGTTGCAGAGACTCACAGGTCATACGATGCTTTGCAGTACCCAATCATCTTTTGGCAAGGTGAAGATGGATACCACTTTGGAATTCCGCAGGTTGATCCTTTAACCGGAGTCCCTGTTCCAAAGAAGAAAGTGTCCGCAATGGATTACTATGCATTTAGGATAATGCAGCGAGAAGGCGAAGTCAATCACATCTTAATGTGTCAACATCTTTTCCATCAATACATCGTAGATATGTATGCTAAGATTGAAAGTGAGAGGTTATTGTTCATTCGATTAAACCAAAAGAAACTTTGAACAGACGAATATATTCACTTGAAAGATGCCATTGAAAATGATGCCGATCCAAATGAATTAGGTAAAATGGTAATTCTACCTTCTTCTGTTACTGGTAGTCCCCGACACATGCATGAATACACCCTGGATGCAATGACATTTGTGCGTAACTATGGTCGACCAGATTTGTTCATTACATTTACGTGCAATCCGGCTTGGTCAGAAATAAAGGAGACACTATTAGATGAACAGAAACCAACTGACCGTCATGACATACTGGCACGTGTTTTTAAGAGAAAACTGGCAAAAATGATAGAAGTAATCACAAAATCGCAAATCTTTGGTGAAACTAGATGCTGGATGTACAACATTGAATGGCAAAAGCGGGGCCTTCCACACTCCCACATTCTCATTTggctcaaaaataaaataaaacccaCTGACGTCGATAGCATCATCAGTGCTGAGATTCCGAACCCTCAAGAAGATCCTCTACTTTTTGATATCGTGACAAAGAATATGATCTATGGTCCGTGTGGAGGTTTTAACAGTATCTCACCCTGCATGATAGAAGGAAAATGTTCCAAAAAATTTCCAAGAAGATTAATTCAAGAAACGCAATCAAGTGAAGATGGATATCCATTGTACAGGAGAAGGAAGCCAGGAGATGGAGGATACACCGCGAAAATCAAGAAACTAAATGGAAATATTTGGCAGGAAATAATAATTGACAACAGATGGGTTGTTTTGTGCTCACATTAATGTAGAATTTTGTCACTCAGTGAAAtctatcaaatatatttttaagtatGTCAACAAAGGTAGTGACCAGGCGATGTTCGGATTGCACAAAAGTGGACCAAATTTGGATGAAATTGAATCCTTTCAATCTGGAAGATACATCAGCTCCAATGAAGCTGTTTGGCGGATATTGGGATTCTCAATACACGAACGTCACCCAACTGTGGTACATCTTAGTGTGCACTTAGAAAATGGTCAAAGAATGTATTTTGATGCAGCTAGCTTAAAAGAAAAGTTACAGTCGCCACCAAAATCTACCCTTCTTGCATTTTTTGAGCTGTGTCAGAATGATCCTTTTGCGCAAACATTGCTTTACAGTGACGTACCAAAATATTACACATGGAATACATCCCAAAAATGTTTCAGTAGAAGAAAGCAAGGTATTGATGTCAAAGATCATCCAGGAGTAAAAATGAGTGATGCCCTTGGACGAGTCTACACTGTGCATCCAACAAATGCAGAATGCTTTTATCTGCGCATGCTCCTTCATGTTGTAAAAGGCCCGAcctcttttactaatttaaaaaCTGTTGAAGGTGTGGTGTGCCAAACCTTTCGAGAGGCTTGCCAAAGACGAGGCATGTTAGACAACGATGAGC is part of the Biomphalaria glabrata chromosome 2, xgBioGlab47.1, whole genome shotgun sequence genome and harbors:
- the LOC129924720 gene encoding uncharacterized protein LOC129924720 yields the protein MVILPSSVTGSPRHMHEYTLDAMTFVRNYGRPDLFITFTCNPAWSEIKETLLDEQKPTDRHDILARVFKRKLAKMIEVITKSQIFGETRCWMYNIEWQKRGLPHSHILIWLKNKIKPTDVDSIISAEIPNPQEDPLLFDIVTKNMIYGPCGGFNSISPCMIEGKCSKKFPRRLIQETQSSEDGYPLYRRRKPGDGGYTAKIKKLNGNIWQEIIIDNRWVVLCSH
- the LOC129924719 gene encoding uncharacterized protein LOC129924719, producing MPPKKRCIGKITPRAKKMALQRSTESENRRQQRLGHNRERNFAARLHESEEERSSRLQENRERTVTLRQKESEEERSSRLQENRERNVTLRQKESEEERSSRLQENRERNVTLRQKESEEERSSRLQENRERTVTLRQKESEEERSSRLQENRERNVTLRQKESEEERSSRLQENRERNVTLRQKESEEERSSRLQENRERNVTLRQKESEEERSSRLQDNRERNVTSRLHESEEERSSRLELRRFNRLAETSEHQQIRLSGIKNATSVSRAREQLSDLKGLAFNYNSLYDYSKHPKVELGKMNVQCRHCHALKWREETPRMCCSNGKVKLSSLQPPPEPLKSLMSEKTAKARHFRQQIRKYNSCFQMTSFGAKKIQEPGFMPTFKVQGQVYHSIGSLLPLPNERAQFLQIYFMGNSNEEASHRNTLIPNTQLDIIVDLQQLLHQHNP